In Sphingobium sp. EP60837, one genomic interval encodes:
- a CDS encoding SDR family NAD(P)-dependent oxidoreductase has protein sequence MTEGRLAGRAAMITGAGDGIGEGMARRFAAEGAAVLVADIDEEKGEAVARALREMGTRAAFRRCDVTDRAMITGVVAACVEEFGSIDILVNNAYRGAGMSRIETKSDELFAASLNINLYAVKWSMEAAFPHMRQRGWGRVINIGSLNGVNAHMGSAEYNVGKEALRAYTRSAAREWAPYGICANIICPAAVSASYRKFQAMQPEVAKASAAVNPMGRMGDPEKDIGGVALFLASEDARYLTGNTLFVDGGAHINGVVWIPDYGPEE, from the coding sequence ATGACAGAAGGCAGACTGGCCGGCAGGGCGGCGATGATTACCGGCGCAGGCGACGGCATTGGCGAGGGTATGGCCCGCCGGTTCGCAGCGGAAGGCGCCGCCGTTCTGGTCGCGGATATCGACGAGGAGAAGGGCGAAGCCGTGGCGCGCGCTCTTCGGGAGATGGGCACGCGCGCCGCTTTCCGGCGCTGTGACGTAACGGATCGCGCGATGATCACCGGCGTTGTCGCGGCCTGTGTCGAGGAGTTCGGCTCGATCGATATCCTGGTCAACAACGCCTACCGCGGTGCGGGCATGAGCCGTATCGAAACCAAGAGCGACGAATTGTTCGCCGCCAGTTTGAACATCAATCTCTATGCGGTGAAATGGTCGATGGAGGCCGCCTTCCCCCATATGCGTCAGCGCGGGTGGGGCAGGGTGATCAATATCGGCTCGCTGAATGGCGTGAACGCCCATATGGGCAGCGCCGAATATAATGTCGGCAAGGAGGCCCTGCGCGCTTACACCCGCAGCGCGGCGCGCGAATGGGCGCCTTATGGCATCTGCGCCAACATCATTTGTCCCGCAGCCGTTTCCGCCAGTTACCGCAAGTTCCAGGCGATGCAGCCTGAAGTCGCGAAGGCAAGTGCCGCCGTTAATCCCATGGGCCGCATGGGCGATCCGGAGAAAGACATTGGCGGCGTCGCCCTGTTTCTGGCGAGCGAAGATGCGCGCTATCTGACGGGAAACACGCTGTTCGTGGACGGCGGCGCGCACATCAATGGCGTGGTCTGGATACCGGATTACGGCCCCGAAGAGTGA
- a CDS encoding SDR family NAD(P)-dependent oxidoreductase — MRKTALVTGATRGIGKVIALALGRAGFSVIVTGRTMAANTGRHDGMGGVAVPGSVEETVAEIEATDGTAYGLRLDLGDRSSIDAAVKAGLVRFGRIDLLVNNGIYQGPSVMQKILDVDLADAERATMGNFVNQFHLSRLVLKAMIQQGGGRMIFMSTLSSVEPTKGNNGLFYTAPKAAFNRIPDYINFEHSADGISAFLIEPGFTMTDTLRAAWGDAASDVGLGTQAREPEETARTVVWLATHEDAPRFAGAKLINAPDFFGDSRIALPE; from the coding sequence ATGAGAAAGACGGCTTTGGTCACGGGCGCCACGCGCGGCATCGGCAAGGTCATCGCATTGGCGCTCGGCCGTGCAGGCTTTTCAGTGATCGTGACTGGACGGACGATGGCCGCGAATACCGGCCGTCATGACGGCATGGGCGGCGTAGCGGTGCCCGGCAGCGTTGAAGAGACGGTTGCCGAGATAGAAGCCACCGACGGCACCGCTTACGGACTGCGGCTTGATCTTGGCGATCGTTCGTCGATCGATGCTGCGGTCAAGGCGGGGTTGGTGCGTTTCGGGCGGATAGACCTGCTCGTCAATAACGGGATCTACCAGGGCCCTTCCGTCATGCAGAAAATCCTCGACGTCGATCTGGCGGATGCCGAGCGGGCGACGATGGGAAATTTCGTCAATCAATTTCACCTCAGCCGTCTGGTGCTCAAAGCCATGATCCAGCAAGGCGGCGGCCGCATGATCTTCATGTCCACCCTGTCGTCCGTAGAGCCGACGAAGGGCAACAATGGTCTGTTCTACACTGCGCCGAAAGCAGCCTTCAACCGTATCCCGGACTATATCAATTTCGAACATAGCGCCGACGGCATCAGCGCCTTCCTGATCGAACCGGGCTTCACCATGACCGACACGCTACGCGCCGCATGGGGTGACGCTGCATCGGATGTCGGTCTTGGCACGCAAGCGCGCGAGCCGGAAGAAACCGCGCGAACCGTGGTTTGGCTGGCGACGCATGAGGACGCTCCTCGCTTCGCAGGGGCAAAACTCATCAATGCGCCTGATTTCTTTGGCGATAGCCGGATTGCGTTGCCGGAATGA
- a CDS encoding amidohydrolase: MKRHPLLAAFAFLSSSTLLAPAARSAPVEDKAAINAVLDKNIAGLEALYRDLHQHPELGFQEQRTAKILATKMRALGFDVTEKVGGTGIVAIYRNGAGPVTLVRTDMDALPMEEKTGLPFASKAQAVLDGKQSFVAHSCGHDTHMAWWVGTAQVLLSMKDRWKGTLVFIAQPAEEVLGGASAMLKDGLLTRFPKPDYALAAHVGGGMPTGSLVLKEGTILSASDALEIVFHGKGAHGSAPSSSIDPVVMGAHFVSDVQSVVSRQKEAATFGVITVGAFQAGSVGNIIPDEARLRLSLRSFTPQVRGLLMNGVEKTAQAVSMMAGAPAPTITRINGSAATYNDPALLTRLTPALKSAFGQGVVAIPASAPGFSGSEDFSELAAQGIPSAYLMIGGDTPEKLAEYKAKGVSPPTNHSPLFAPAAARAIRSGATALALSVLTLNGSQKQQ; this comes from the coding sequence TTGAAACGTCACCCCCTGCTGGCAGCCTTTGCCTTTCTGTCTTCCTCCACGCTGCTCGCGCCTGCCGCACGGTCCGCACCTGTCGAGGACAAGGCGGCGATCAATGCCGTTCTCGACAAGAATATCGCCGGGCTGGAGGCGCTTTATCGCGATCTCCATCAGCATCCCGAGCTGGGTTTCCAGGAACAGCGCACCGCGAAGATCCTCGCAACCAAGATGCGCGCGCTGGGCTTCGACGTCACGGAAAAGGTCGGCGGCACCGGCATCGTCGCCATCTACCGCAATGGGGCGGGACCAGTAACGCTGGTGCGCACCGACATGGACGCGCTGCCGATGGAGGAGAAGACCGGGCTGCCCTTCGCCAGCAAGGCGCAGGCGGTGCTGGACGGCAAGCAGAGCTTCGTCGCCCATAGCTGCGGCCACGACACGCACATGGCCTGGTGGGTCGGCACCGCGCAGGTCCTGCTGTCGATGAAGGACCGATGGAAAGGCACCCTCGTCTTCATCGCGCAACCGGCCGAGGAAGTGCTGGGCGGCGCGAGCGCGATGCTGAAGGACGGGCTGCTGACCCGTTTTCCCAAGCCCGACTATGCCCTGGCGGCCCATGTGGGCGGCGGCATGCCAACGGGCAGCCTCGTGCTGAAAGAAGGGACTATCCTGTCCGCTTCCGACGCGCTGGAGATTGTTTTCCACGGCAAGGGCGCGCACGGTTCGGCTCCCAGTTCGTCGATCGACCCCGTCGTCATGGGCGCGCATTTCGTCAGCGATGTGCAAAGCGTCGTCAGCCGTCAGAAGGAGGCGGCGACCTTCGGCGTGATCACGGTTGGCGCGTTCCAGGCGGGCAGCGTGGGCAACATCATTCCCGATGAGGCGCGCCTGCGGCTGAGCCTTCGCTCCTTCACGCCACAAGTGCGCGGCCTGCTCATGAACGGCGTTGAAAAGACGGCGCAGGCGGTCTCGATGATGGCGGGTGCGCCAGCCCCGACGATCACGCGTATCAACGGTTCGGCGGCGACCTATAATGATCCCGCCCTGCTTACGCGGCTCACGCCCGCCCTCAAAAGCGCGTTTGGCCAGGGCGTGGTCGCCATTCCGGCCAGCGCTCCTGGTTTTTCAGGAAGCGAGGATTTCTCCGAACTGGCCGCCCAGGGCATCCCGTCTGCCTATCTGATGATTGGCGGGGACACGCCTGAAAAGCTGGCAGAATATAAAGCCAAAGGGGTGTCGCCGCCGACCAATCACTCACCACTATTCGCACCCGCTGCCGCCCGCGCGATCCGCAGCGGCGCGACGGCGCTTGCCTTGTCGGTCCTCACCCTCAACGGCTCGCAAAAGCAGCAGTAA
- a CDS encoding elongation factor G: MSGTESRSIALIGPAGAGKTTLAEAILFTTGAIPRQGSVEAGSSVGDASPEARERGSSTELNLSHFEWMGDRFTLIDVPGSPSFAGDAEIALNAVDLAIVVIDPDPARAPLAEPALRKLEQAGVPHALFVNKIEQARGSIQELLAALAPMSSAALVARQIPIRSGERVDGFVDLALERAYHYEAGKPSQQIALAEDMKDDESAARFHMLEQLADHDDALLEQLLSDEQPSLQTIFADLAQETASGLIVPVLFGSAANGFGIRRLLKMLRHDTPTAGQTAERLGIEGAGAQILKVSHAATVGRLAIARLFGRQMADGAELQDAAGQSMRAGGIFAIQGSTTSKIASAEPGAIVGIAKVDSAQAGDLLGIGCKPGGAGLTADRPQTNCALAIAAKDHKDEVRLSTALNRMAEEDHALHWAQDEASRETLLHGVSDEHLNVALGRLKRRYGVAVLVQTPTIAYKESIRKTVTQRGRHKKQSGGHGQFGDVVMEVRPLDRGEGVRFEERITGGAIPKQWIPAVEKGMYDALAKGPLGFPVVDVAATLIDGSFHSVDSSELAFRTAGRIAMADALAAASPYLLEPIAHVTIMAPGAATSRITSAVASRRGQMLRMTSREGWSGWDIVEVLLPEAGLQGLEAEIRSMSQGMAHFQAHFDHLAEVAPKLASSIVQRVKEPA, encoded by the coding sequence ATGAGCGGCACTGAATCGCGCTCCATTGCGCTGATCGGCCCCGCCGGAGCGGGAAAAACCACACTCGCGGAAGCAATATTGTTCACGACGGGCGCGATCCCCCGCCAAGGATCGGTAGAGGCCGGCAGCAGCGTTGGCGATGCGAGTCCCGAAGCGCGGGAACGTGGCAGCTCGACCGAATTGAACCTGTCGCACTTCGAATGGATGGGTGATCGATTCACCCTGATCGACGTCCCGGGGTCGCCGAGTTTCGCTGGGGACGCGGAGATAGCCCTTAACGCCGTTGATCTTGCGATCGTCGTCATTGATCCCGATCCGGCGCGCGCGCCACTGGCGGAACCCGCCTTGCGGAAACTGGAGCAGGCGGGCGTGCCCCACGCGCTCTTCGTCAACAAGATCGAGCAGGCCCGCGGTAGCATCCAGGAGCTGTTGGCCGCCCTGGCACCGATGAGCAGCGCCGCTCTGGTGGCGCGGCAGATACCCATCAGGTCCGGAGAGCGCGTCGATGGCTTTGTCGATCTCGCGCTGGAACGCGCCTATCATTATGAAGCAGGCAAGCCATCGCAGCAGATCGCCCTTGCCGAGGACATGAAGGATGATGAGAGCGCCGCGCGCTTCCATATGCTGGAGCAACTGGCCGATCATGACGATGCCCTGCTGGAACAGCTTCTGTCTGATGAGCAGCCGAGCCTTCAGACCATCTTCGCCGATCTGGCACAGGAAACGGCGAGCGGCCTGATCGTCCCGGTGCTGTTCGGGTCGGCCGCCAACGGCTTTGGCATCAGGCGGCTGTTGAAGATGCTGCGTCACGATACACCCACAGCCGGACAGACGGCGGAGCGATTGGGCATCGAAGGCGCTGGGGCCCAGATACTGAAAGTTTCGCATGCTGCGACGGTTGGAAGGCTGGCGATCGCGCGGCTGTTCGGCAGGCAGATGGCCGACGGCGCGGAGTTGCAGGACGCTGCGGGCCAATCAATGCGCGCTGGCGGCATATTCGCGATTCAGGGCTCTACGACCAGCAAGATCGCCTCCGCCGAACCGGGCGCGATCGTGGGCATTGCGAAGGTGGACAGCGCCCAGGCGGGCGATCTGCTTGGTATCGGCTGCAAACCGGGCGGCGCGGGCCTGACAGCGGATCGGCCCCAGACCAATTGCGCGCTGGCGATCGCCGCGAAGGATCATAAGGATGAAGTGCGCCTTTCCACCGCGCTCAACAGGATGGCCGAGGAAGATCATGCGCTGCATTGGGCGCAGGACGAAGCATCCCGCGAGACGCTGCTCCATGGCGTGAGTGACGAGCATCTCAATGTCGCGCTCGGGCGACTGAAACGCCGTTATGGCGTCGCCGTGTTGGTTCAGACCCCCACCATCGCGTACAAGGAGTCGATCCGAAAGACCGTTACGCAGCGCGGGCGGCATAAAAAGCAATCGGGCGGCCATGGCCAGTTTGGCGATGTGGTGATGGAAGTGCGGCCACTCGACCGGGGCGAAGGCGTCCGGTTCGAAGAGCGGATTACCGGCGGCGCGATCCCGAAGCAGTGGATACCGGCCGTCGAAAAGGGCATGTATGATGCCCTCGCCAAGGGGCCGCTGGGCTTTCCGGTCGTCGATGTCGCGGCGACATTGATCGATGGGTCTTTCCACAGCGTCGATAGTTCCGAACTTGCTTTCCGCACCGCCGGGCGGATCGCGATGGCCGATGCGCTCGCTGCCGCCTCACCCTATCTGTTGGAGCCGATCGCGCATGTCACGATCATGGCGCCCGGCGCGGCCACTTCTCGCATCACCTCCGCAGTCGCGAGCCGCCGGGGCCAGATGCTGAGGATGACGAGCCGGGAGGGCTGGTCAGGTTGGGACATTGTCGAAGTGCTGCTGCCCGAGGCGGGCTTGCAAGGGTTGGAAGCGGAAATCCGCTCCATGAGCCAGGGCATGGCGCATTTTCAGGCGCATTTCGATCATCTCGCCGAAGTCGCGCCCAAACTTGCGAGCAGCATCGTGCAGCGGGTCAAGGAGCCGGCCTGA
- a CDS encoding M3 family metallopeptidase — MTAANPLLADRDLPDFAAIQAAHVVPAIEEAIEQHHAAIAEITASQADDFASVILAAERADFLLSRTWSPIGHLASVADTPELREAHAAAQALMTAYLMEAGQNRAHHDAVARVAARPDFADLPPARRRAVELAMRGFRLAGVALEGAARQRFLDIGVALSDLSTRFGNAVLDATEAWSEHITDEAALAGVPGSDKAILAAYAQEKGLPGWLVTLRQPSVLAILLHAKDRALRERVYRAHNTRASDQADDPSHDNSERIDAIMALRHEAAQILGFADAAAHSLETKMAADADEALAFLADLAQRARPIGEKELEEARAFAAEHLDLHDILPWDLSYVAEAMRRTLHGVDQEALKAYFPLPRVLAGTQGLIERLFGVRLTPRADVSTWHPDVLFYDVLDGQGELVAGVYLDLFARAGKRGGAWMDVCRSRFLDADRFHRPVAYLTTNFAPPAGDRPSLVTHNDVVTLFHEFGHVLHHLLTEVDLPSVGGISGVEWDAVELPSQFMENFAWEKDTLIGLSGHVDSGEPLPEELFDRLLAARQFQAGLALLRQIEFATFDLLLHRDYDPAQGARVTQMLDQVRAAVAVVHPPEWNRFAHAFSHIFAGGYAAGYYSYLWAELLSADAFEIFSHADVPGGGASAFRREILAAGASRPAAENFQAFAGRPPQVDALLRSRGLAA; from the coding sequence ATGACCGCCGCCAATCCCCTGCTTGCCGACCGCGACCTTCCCGACTTCGCCGCCATCCAGGCGGCTCATGTGGTGCCCGCGATAGAGGAGGCGATCGAGCAGCATCACGCCGCGATTGCGGAAATTACCGCGTCTCAAGCCGATGATTTCGCCAGCGTCATCCTGGCAGCGGAGCGCGCCGATTTCCTGCTGTCGCGCACCTGGTCGCCGATCGGCCATCTGGCCTCGGTCGCGGACACGCCGGAACTGCGAGAGGCGCATGCCGCCGCTCAGGCGCTGATGACCGCCTACCTCATGGAAGCTGGCCAAAACCGCGCCCATCATGATGCCGTCGCGCGGGTCGCCGCCCGCCCGGACTTCGCGGATCTGCCCCCGGCTCGCAGACGCGCGGTCGAACTGGCCATGCGCGGTTTCCGCCTGGCCGGCGTCGCGTTGGAAGGCGCAGCGCGCCAGCGTTTCCTCGACATCGGCGTGGCGCTCAGCGACCTAAGCACCCGTTTCGGCAATGCCGTCCTCGACGCCACCGAAGCCTGGAGCGAGCATATCACGGACGAAGCCGCCTTGGCGGGTGTGCCCGGCAGCGACAAGGCGATCCTCGCCGCCTATGCGCAGGAAAAGGGCTTGCCGGGTTGGCTCGTCACCCTGCGTCAGCCCAGCGTGCTCGCCATTCTGCTCCATGCAAAGGACCGGGCCCTGCGCGAACGGGTCTATCGTGCCCATAATACCCGCGCGTCGGACCAGGCAGACGATCCCAGCCATGACAATAGCGAGCGGATCGACGCCATCATGGCCCTGCGCCACGAAGCCGCGCAGATCCTGGGCTTTGCCGATGCAGCCGCCCATTCGCTGGAAACCAAGATGGCTGCGGACGCCGACGAAGCGCTCGCCTTCCTGGCCGACCTTGCGCAGCGCGCGCGGCCGATCGGTGAAAAGGAACTGGAAGAAGCCCGCGCCTTCGCAGCCGAGCATCTAGATCTGCATGACATCCTGCCATGGGACCTGTCCTATGTCGCCGAAGCCATGCGCCGCACGCTCCACGGCGTCGATCAGGAAGCGCTAAAGGCGTATTTCCCCCTCCCCCGCGTACTTGCCGGGACGCAAGGGTTGATCGAGCGGCTGTTTGGCGTCCGCCTGACGCCTCGCGCCGATGTATCCACATGGCACCCCGACGTCCTCTTCTACGATGTGCTGGACGGGCAGGGCGAACTGGTCGCAGGCGTCTATCTTGACCTGTTCGCGCGCGCCGGAAAGCGGGGTGGGGCATGGATGGATGTCTGCCGGTCGCGCTTCCTGGACGCTGACCGTTTTCACCGCCCGGTCGCCTACCTGACCACCAACTTCGCGCCGCCCGCAGGCGACCGTCCCTCGCTCGTCACCCATAATGATGTGGTGACGTTGTTCCACGAATTCGGCCATGTGCTGCATCATCTGTTGACCGAGGTCGATCTGCCGTCGGTCGGAGGCATTTCGGGCGTGGAGTGGGATGCGGTGGAACTGCCCAGCCAGTTTATGGAGAATTTCGCCTGGGAAAAGGACACGCTGATCGGCTTGTCCGGCCATGTGGATAGCGGTGAGCCCTTGCCGGAGGAACTGTTCGACCGGCTCCTCGCCGCGCGTCAGTTCCAGGCTGGCTTAGCCCTGCTGCGCCAGATCGAATTTGCGACCTTCGACCTGCTGCTCCACCGCGATTATGATCCGGCGCAGGGCGCGCGGGTGACGCAGATGCTGGACCAGGTGCGCGCGGCCGTGGCGGTCGTCCACCCACCCGAATGGAACCGCTTCGCCCATGCCTTCAGCCATATCTTCGCTGGCGGCTATGCAGCGGGCTATTATTCCTATCTCTGGGCCGAACTGCTGTCGGCCGACGCATTCGAAATTTTCTCTCACGCCGATGTTCCGGGTGGAGGCGCAAGCGCCTTCCGCCGCGAAATATTGGCGGCGGGGGCGAGCCGTCCGGCCGCGGAGAATTTCCAGGCATTTGCGGGGCGTCCGCCACAGGTCGATGCGTTGCTGCGCTCGCGCGGTCTCGCAGCCTGA